A DNA window from Sphingopyxis macrogoltabida contains the following coding sequences:
- a CDS encoding helix-turn-helix transcriptional regulator — MLVSRDIAARADQMIASCGLDSLSIFFSAQSQGATDLTYLFHHGVSEEAQHAYKDGRVFEEDPFTRVIDRTDRCGRMIRWGEDRLDRVADGATEYRQFINCHSVDVVGAWVQQVLPDFYLLIGAHCHPDGHRKSDVAHGLLERESAAISQMVVSQLFEEILAGAGGRGTLQAALSDSGPAAGGVAAKLSSRELQIAQLIGAGKQNKQVAFIAGISEFTVENHLRRIYRKLDVHNRAAMTAKIFGGH, encoded by the coding sequence ATGCTGGTTTCACGCGATATTGCGGCCCGGGCCGACCAGATGATCGCATCGTGCGGTCTCGACAGTCTGTCGATCTTCTTTTCGGCGCAGTCACAGGGCGCGACCGACCTGACCTATTTGTTCCACCATGGCGTTTCCGAAGAGGCGCAGCATGCGTACAAGGACGGCCGGGTGTTCGAGGAAGACCCCTTCACACGGGTGATCGATCGCACCGACCGTTGCGGCCGGATGATCCGCTGGGGCGAGGACCGGCTCGACCGCGTCGCCGACGGTGCGACCGAATATCGCCAGTTCATCAACTGCCATTCGGTCGATGTCGTCGGTGCCTGGGTGCAACAGGTGCTACCCGATTTCTACCTGCTGATCGGCGCGCATTGCCACCCGGACGGGCACCGCAAATCGGACGTTGCGCACGGGTTGCTCGAACGGGAAAGCGCGGCGATTTCGCAGATGGTCGTCAGCCAGCTGTTCGAGGAGATCCTGGCGGGTGCCGGGGGCCGCGGCACGTTGCAGGCCGCGCTCTCCGACAGCGGACCCGCCGCTGGCGGCGTCGCGGCGAAACTGTCGTCGCGTGAGTTGCAGATCGCCCAGCTCATCGGTGCGGGAAAGCAGAACAAGCAGGTCGCCTTCATCGCCGGTATCTCCGAATTCACCGTCGAAAACCACCTCCGGCGCATCTATCGCAAGCTCGATGTCCATAATCGCGCCGCGATGACCGCCAAGATTTTCGGCGGGCATTGA